One genomic segment of Equus quagga isolate Etosha38 chromosome 20, UCLA_HA_Equagga_1.0, whole genome shotgun sequence includes these proteins:
- the SIX6 gene encoding homeobox protein SIX6, producing the protein MFQLPILNFSPQQVAGVCETLEESGDVERLGRFLWSLPVAPAACEALNKNESVLRARAIVAFHGGNYRELYHILENHKFTKESHAKLQALWLEAHYQEAEKLRGRPLGPVDKYRVRKKFPLPRTIWDGEQKTHCFKERTRHLLREWYLQDPYPNPSKKRELAQATGLTPTQVGNWFKNRRQRDRAAAAKNRLQQQVMSQGAGRALRAEEEGTPEVLGAAASPAASLSSKAATSAISITSSDSECDI; encoded by the exons ATGTTCCAGCTGCCTATCTTGAATTTCAGTCCCCAGCAAGTGGCCGGGGTATGCGAGACTCTGGAGGAAAGCGGCGACGTGGAGCGCCTGGGTCGCTTCCTCTGGTCACTGCCCGTGGCCCCTGCGGCTTGCGAGGCCCTCAATAAGAATGAATCGGTGCTGCGCGCGCGAGCCATCGTGGCCTTTCACGGTGGCAACTACCGCGAGCTCTACCATATCCTGGAAAACCACAAGTTCACCAAGGAGTCGCACGCCAAGCTGCAGGCGCTGTGGCTCGAAGCGCATTACCAGGAGGCTGAGAAGCTGCGTGGACGGCCCCTGGGGCCGGTGGACAAGTACCGCGTGAGGAAGAAGTTCCCGCTGCCGCGCACCATTTGGGACGGTGAACAGAAGACACACTGCTTCAAGGAGCGCACGCGGCACCTGCTACGGGAATGGTACCTGCAGGACCCATACCCCAACCCCAGCAAAAAGCGTGAGCTCGCCCAGGCGACCGGACTTACTCCTACGCAGGTGGGCAACTGGTTCAAAAACCGCCGACAAAGGGACCGGGCGGCTGCAGCCAAGAACAG ACTCCAGCAGCAGGTCATGTCGCAGGGCGCTGGGCGGGCTCTAAGGGCCGAGGAAGAGGGCACGCCCGAGGTGCTGGGCGCCGCCGCCAGCCCGGCCGCCAGCCTATCCAGCAAAGCAGCCACTTCGGCCATCTCCATCACGTCCAGCGACAGCGAGTGCGACATCTGA